A single genomic interval of Stieleria maiorica harbors:
- a CDS encoding glutamate ligase domain-containing protein — translation MRHAFDVRQSVSFRTLLGEDSVNKELALLPKLSSTDVPPMTSVSIDTFADEVDQPISISLAELFPEAKFFGCKDVCLSTLAEDVHECGPGDVVTYRVGEGDPNELISDALARGAGGILTEQLLPCPLPQCIVGSVDHALARITSAKHQHPDRKLLTVGVLGNSGKTSTCLLAATLTKALGIRTAYQCDLGASDGVVNETPAQAVPHGAPLIDWIAESGDCLSRIAIIEIDETAARDGHYDALQFDVLMVTGKRELSDDFGPCGLQCLMERLTPTGIVIAPGEDTKTVRVLEESRCQSIFYGTTAESEFGAIMIDQSGGMATLMLTAGDTSAMMETPLCGKSMASNIAAASALGALLGHSPHEIAKHLSTLRSIPGRGQRLVDFGHATVVLETGGTVDRVRAALRTAKAVGAGGRVWCVLAIGEADDAELLASYGHVIERFAHHCVVASRPEHSGAFLQRSHQLLDGVKKCAAIRLVVDQQKALQWAIESSRARDTIVVITNDRAQPAHQSRTEMAALEQWVAAARTKKDAEEEAAAEADPTADVGAPIKLKLFR, via the coding sequence ATGCGTCACGCATTTGACGTTCGACAAAGCGTTTCTTTTCGCACCCTTCTCGGCGAAGATTCGGTCAACAAAGAATTGGCGTTGCTGCCGAAATTGTCATCGACCGATGTGCCTCCGATGACCTCGGTCTCCATCGACACCTTTGCGGACGAAGTTGACCAACCGATTTCGATCTCGCTGGCCGAGTTATTCCCCGAAGCCAAGTTCTTTGGCTGCAAGGATGTTTGTCTTTCCACGCTTGCCGAAGACGTCCACGAGTGTGGCCCCGGCGACGTGGTGACCTATCGCGTCGGCGAAGGTGATCCGAACGAATTGATTTCGGACGCACTGGCACGTGGCGCCGGCGGAATCCTGACCGAACAACTGCTGCCGTGCCCGCTTCCCCAATGCATCGTCGGCAGTGTGGATCATGCGCTCGCGCGAATCACGTCGGCCAAACACCAGCATCCCGACCGCAAGCTTTTGACGGTCGGTGTTTTGGGCAACAGCGGAAAGACATCAACCTGTTTATTGGCGGCGACGTTGACCAAGGCGTTGGGAATTCGAACCGCGTACCAGTGTGACCTCGGGGCCAGCGACGGCGTCGTCAACGAGACCCCCGCGCAAGCGGTCCCGCACGGTGCCCCGCTGATCGATTGGATCGCCGAGTCGGGCGACTGCCTGAGCCGAATCGCGATCATCGAAATCGATGAAACGGCAGCTCGCGACGGACACTACGACGCGCTGCAGTTTGACGTGTTGATGGTGACCGGCAAGCGAGAGCTGTCGGACGACTTCGGACCGTGTGGCTTGCAGTGCTTGATGGAGCGATTGACGCCGACCGGAATCGTGATTGCACCGGGGGAAGACACCAAGACGGTTCGCGTGCTGGAAGAATCGCGTTGCCAATCGATCTTTTACGGCACGACCGCCGAGAGCGAGTTCGGCGCGATCATGATCGACCAATCCGGCGGCATGGCGACACTGATGCTGACCGCCGGCGACACCAGTGCGATGATGGAAACGCCGCTGTGCGGAAAATCGATGGCGTCCAACATCGCGGCGGCATCCGCACTGGGAGCATTGCTCGGGCATTCGCCCCACGAGATCGCCAAACACTTGTCGACGCTTCGATCGATTCCGGGGCGTGGCCAGCGACTGGTCGATTTCGGACACGCAACGGTGGTGCTGGAAACCGGCGGCACCGTTGACCGCGTGAGGGCGGCATTGCGGACGGCCAAAGCGGTCGGGGCGGGCGGGCGTGTCTGGTGCGTGTTGGCGATCGGCGAAGCAGACGACGCCGAGCTGCTGGCCAGCTATGGACATGTTATCGAACGTTTTGCACACCATTGCGTGGTGGCCAGTCGCCCGGAGCATAGCGGAGCGTTCTTGCAGCGTTCCCACCAATTGCTCGACGGTGTGAAAAAGTGCGCCGCGATTCGCCTGGTGGTCGATCAACAAAAAGCCCTTCAGTGGGCGATCGAGTCTTCTCGGGCGCGTGACACGATTGTCGTGATCACCAACGATCGAGCCCAACCGGCCCACCAGTCCCGAACCGAAATGGCGGCGTTGGAACAGTGGGTCGCCGCGGCGCGCACTAAGAAAGACGCCGAAGAAGAAGCCGCGGCCGAAGCCGATCCCACCGCCGACGTCGGCGCTCCGATCAAATTAAAACTGTTCCGCTAG